Within the Setaria viridis chromosome 3, Setaria_viridis_v4.0, whole genome shotgun sequence genome, the region CCTTTTTGGATGGCCTGATTGCAATGTTGAGAGCCTGTTTAGCTAGCCGGCCACTCCTTCTAGTTGCTGTCGATGGGGCAGGCGTTGCTGGTCTGGAAGCAAATGGCACCTGAAATGCTAGCCTGACAGAGTCCAAGAACATCGCTGCTTTTTCTTTTGCCACCGTGAGATGCTGTTGCGATGGCGGCGATGAAGGCAGCTGTGGCACGCCTGGATCCCTGTTTCGCCGGCTATTGGCCGGTGTAGCCTGGGTTTCAGCTCGGAGTACAGGCACGTTATCAGGATCTGGTTCAGGAGTTGTTGCTGGAGCGCCTGCCAGCAGGTTGGCACTTACGTCGTGTGCGCTTCGTTGCCCGTCCGGCATAGATCAAAGAAATATGAGACAAATAAAACTCCGCATCCATAACAACTACTCAAACAACCGGGAAGAATCACAAACAAGATCACCACTGCTGGGCGCTGGCTCTCATAAACGTGAtcaaaccaaaagaaaaggcaagTAATAATTCGTAACTTTGTATACAATCTCGAGTTCTCAACACATACGGCCACATCTATATACCTTGTACAACTTGAGGAACTCGCTGACTGTACTGTCTCACGAACGGAGCCTAACGTACACCTACGcctacgcgcgcgcgcgcggcggcgtcatCAGGCAGCGCCGATGCAGGCGAAGGCGCGGACGCTCCGGGCCTTGGGCAGCGGCACGCGCAGCCGCCGGTCGTGCGAGAGCCCCACCTCGCCCGCCAGCTCCTCCAGAGACAGGTTCCGCCGGTGCAGCAGCGGGCCCTCCGCCGACGCCGCGTGGACCGGGGACCGCAGCTCCTGctgcagccaccgccgcctctgctCCGGGTCCTCGAGGTCCACGGGCGCGGAGGCAGCGGAGGGGGCGCCACCGGCGACGTTGCTCCGCCGGTCCTTGATCGCCTTGTAGAGCAGCGGGATGAGACCCTCCATCAGCGTGCGGATCGCCGGCGCGTGAGGCGGAGAGGGGTTGGTGGGAAATGGTTCGTGTTTGGTCTGGTGCTTGGGTCTCGGTCGGGGGAGTTGGGTTTGGTCGGGTCCGACCTTTTATGGGATACTCTCTTCCGTGGCTAATTACATAAAGCATCGAAGCAGTCAAATCATatgtttttttacttttttaagTATAAAAAAACAGACTTTTAAAGACACCTATCTAAGCGTAATTTATGACAAATTCCAGCACAACCGTGTCCGCGCATCTGAATTAGCCTCTGCTTTTCCTTGCTTCACAAATTTCTTGTACGACTTGGCTTCTGCGCGTGACCGTGACTGTGTGTGACGGCATCCTACTCGGCTGTTTGCTGATAGGTGCCATTTGGATTCTAATAAGTGT harbors:
- the LOC117847294 gene encoding uncharacterized protein: MEGLIPLLYKAIKDRRSNVAGGAPSAASAPVDLEDPEQRRRWLQQELRSPVHAASAEGPLLHRRNLSLEELAGEVGLSHDRRLRVPLPKARSVRAFACIGAA